In the genome of Gemmatimonadota bacterium, the window AAGCGACGGATCAAAAGGCTGCTCGCGGAAGGCTTGAATATCGAACGTACCATGGCCACGTCTGAGTTTATCCCTCAAAGTCCCCAGACTGGAATAGTCAATTCGCCTTGGTGGCCTGAGGATGTACCCATCCGGCCCTTCGGTGATTTCGATCTGGTCACCGGGACCCACGCCGAGGGCGTCCAGAACACTTGTCGGCAAGGTGACCTGTCCTTCTGAATCAATCCTAATAAACATTTCGAACCTCTTACCGTTAGCTGCCTGAGCGGTACGTTCGCGACTGGGATTATTCATAAAATATAGATCTGCCGGGAAACTTAGTTACGCATTAATCGGGATAACCCTACGAAACCTAGTACTCCCATCCACACAACCCCGGCACGGGCAGGCGCAGGGTCCGGTCCAGTGCGGACAGCAGTTCGGGGGGACCGTCGAGGTCGTCGGTGACGGCCAGGCCCGTGGCGGGACGGACACCGAGCCACATGCGGGTGAAGGCGCCCACCGAGGCGGTCAGCGTGGGAAGGGCGGGGTCAGTGCCGGATTCGGCGGTGGATTCCGGGCCGAGCGTAACAACGTACTCGCCGCTCAGTCCGCGCCAGGGCGCGTCCGCGTCCAGGTACTTCTCGATCGGGTCCTTCAGAACGAGGTTGAACCGCGCCGTCGACCCGTCCAGATGGGTTTTGGCCATGCAGGCTTCCAGGTCGCAGATCCGGGCCTGCCAGTAGCCATCACCCCGAATCAGGGTGTTGAAGGATCCCTTTTCGGACACCATCCTGGCTCGGAAGGGCTGTTTGATCAGGTCCTGGAGCTGCACGTCGGGGGGTTCGACCATCTGGAAGAGCCGGATCTGGTCGCCAAGCGATCTCATGAGCGCGAGCAGTTCCAGAAACTGGTCGTGGTCCTGGTAGGCCATCATGTAGATATAGCTGGGACCGTGTTCCTCGTGGTCGCTGGCCCAGAAGAAGTGGGTCAGTTCGCCGCCGGGACCATCGCAATACCCCAGGAGGAAGGATTTCTCCGCATGATTCAGCTCGACCTGCAACAACTCGGCCGGATATAATCTGCAGCCGCCGTGCGTCAGCCTGCGGTTTATCATGGCGGCGTGGATCATCTCCCAGTCGTCGGCCTTCAGGCGCCTGGGAACCCGAAACGGACGGTCTATCGTGAGGTCGGCGGGATCGAAGCGTACCCTGTGTCCATAGGGACCCGTGCCGAACCCCATCAGGTCGTAGAATCCCTGTTCGAACATGGTCAGCGTGCAGATCTCCACGCCGTTCGCCGCGTCCTGGCCGATACGGTGCGCGGTGACCCGCTGGGCCAGGCGCTGTTTCCGGGCGATCCGGCTGGTCGTCACCCCCACGATGGCGGACATGGTGAGGTCTTCGTCCAGGTACCGGAACGTGCCGTCGGTCGAAGAGGCCTGGCACTCCGCCTCACCGTTCACTTCGGCCACGTCGGTCCGGGCTTTCTCCATGAACTGAGGCGCCCACTTGGCCTGCTCGTCGTTCGTGATCCAGTGCACTTCGCGCCAGATCCGTATAATCGCGTCGCGGTCGCGCTCAGTGTCATAGGGCCGGATGATCGCCATTTCTGTTCCTTAAACTCCTCAACCTTATGCCATTCGCCGTGGAATTCAACGTGCCCCGAGCTACTCCTCGCCCCGAGCTACTCCTCGAATGCTACTCTTCGCCCCGCAGCATCCGGTGGAGGGTCTCGTTGTCCGGCGCGTCCTTGAAGACGTTCCACTCGAGATAGTAGCCCTCCGGGTCATAGGCGACGAAGGCGCGGTACCGGTCCGTTTCCTCGACCTTCTCCGACCGCATCTCGAAGGAACCGTGGTTGCTGACGTAGGCGTACCAGTCGTCGATGCGGTCCGTCCAGAAGGACATGGTGACGGCCTTCTTCTCCGTGAAGTTGTGCATGCCGCGCGTTTCGTCCACGAGGCCCATGTAGCCCGAGGGCGATATGCGGTAGATCTTGGTCCATCCCTGGTCCACGATCAGTTCGAAGCCCATGACGTCCTCGTAGAAGGCCTGGATCGCGGGCATGTCCTTGTAGTAGAACCACACCACCGTCGCCTTGAACCCCAGTCCCGGAGGCACGTCGGACGCCCCTTCGGCGGGGTAGATGGTCTCGGTCTCGTTCAGCACCGGAGTCAGCAACTCGTTCTCGGGGTGATCATTGAACCGCTCGAACTCCAGGAGATAGCCTTCCGGGTCGATGGCCACGAAGCCGTGATGGGGGCGTCCCTCTACCGGGTTGTACGGGAAGCGCATCTCCACGTCCTGGTCCTTCATGTACTCCCACCACTCGTCGAGCTGGTCCGTGATGAGGGCGATGGCGACGGTCTTGGGATCGCTGGCGCTGTGCATGCCCATCTCTTCGTCGACGAGCGTGATGAAGGAACTCGGCCCCACGCGGAGGATCTTGGCGAACCCGTAATCGGCCGCCACGGCGAAGCCCAGGGTGCGGGTGTAGAACGTCGTCGCCGCTTCCACGTCGGCGTAGTACAGGAAAACATTGCTGGCCGTCATACCGTATTCGTTCATCGGATTCACGGGTGCGGACTCCTCTTCGGGCGGCGCGGGTGCTTCGGACGGATCGGATTGGCCGCACGCCGCGGCTATGAGCGCCGCGCAGGCCAGCGCGGCGGTGATCTGGCGAATCATGATTCCTCCTTGCCGGGGTGATATGCGCAACCACGTCTCGTTGCGCGTCCTCGCCGGGGTTTACGGATCGGCCGGGTACTGGCAGTTGTAATGGCAGACGCCGCAGGTAATGTTCAGGTCCTGCAGCGCCGAGTCGGCCTCAATGGCGGAACCGGTCTCCGCGGCGGCAATAAGCGTCTCGGCCCGTATCTGGAAGTCGGAGGCGTAGAACCCGTATCTCGAGGAGTCATACCGCGGCGGCATCGTCGAAACCTCTTCCATGATTTCCTTGAGACTGCTCACGTCGGCCCCGATCGTCCCCAGAGCACCATTCTCTACCGCCGCGGCGATCCCTTCGCAGAGCCGGGCGATCTCTCTCATGTGCTCCTGACGGGCCTCCGTATTGGGATCGGGCGCTTCGATTTCGGCCGGTTCCGCTCCGTGGTCCTGGCTATCGCCGCCGTCTTCGCCACCGCAACCCGCCACGGCCCAGCCGGCGATCAGGAAGCAGGCCAGCGCGGACGTCATGATCCGATTGAAAGGACGTTTCATGGGTGTTCCTCTTGTGGGGTCTCGTAAGGAGACAGGGGGTGTTGCCCGGATGTTCCCGCCGAATACCCTGGCCGAAATTACCCGGAAACAAAAGCGCGTTCAGTCCGGAACCGGCTGTACAGACCGCTCGTTTCGCCTGTGGACGTGCAGGTCCGATCTTTTTTCGACATGGTAACCCGAACCGATGAATTGTCAACCTGTTTCGATGGATGAAGGAAGCGGTGTGGCGCGATAAGGAAGGCTACCGATATATGCCAAAATGGCAGTTCATGGCGCCAATACTGCCAAATTGGCATATACCAGTGAATGCATGTCCTGCCGGTGATCGGAAACACCCTGAATTCGTCGAGCCGGTACCCCAAACTCATCCCGCACAGGCCCGGAATCGCCGTGGCATGATGTTTGCGCCTTCCATCTATGCATTACGGCACGAACTTCCGGTCCAAATGAAGCGAACAGGCCGGTTCGTGCGTATAAAGAGGGTAAGCAGCCACGAGGGCGGCCGGTCGTCCGCCGACTTGGCGCACCACAGGGTGGTACGTGCAACCGGCCGACCGTCTCCCGAGCGGCCGGTCGTCTCTCGAGGACGCAAAGCAAGGCGGAGAAAGCGAGGCACAAGCATGGTCGAGGTCAAGGCACTCCAGGAAATCCAGACGAACCTTCAGGAAGATTCGGTAATCGAGTCCATCGCCGTGCTGCCCGTGCGCAACCTGGTCGTGTATCCCCACATGGCCGCCGCGCTGGTGGCCGACCGGCCGGGTTCCGTCAAGGCGCTGGACGAGGCGTTGCAGCAGGACAAGGTGGTCCTGATTCTGGCGCAGCGGGACCCCGAGACCGACCGGCCTACGCCGGACGATCTCTACGAATACGGAACGCTGGTTCGTATCTACAAGATGATGAAGCTGCCGGAAGACAGTCTCCACGCCGTCGTCCACGGCGTGTCCCGCGCCCGGGTGCTGGAAGTGCTCGAAACCGAGCCCGTCATGCGTGCCCGGGTGGAGCTCCAGGCTGAGCGGAAGAACGAGTCCATGGAAGGCAAGGCCCTGGCCCACAACCTGGCGGAACAGTTCCAAAGGCTGATCGAACTGGTCCCGACCATGTCCGAGGAGTTGCGGATTCCCCTGCTGAACCTGGAGGACCAGCCCTCCAAGATGGCCGATTTCGTCGCCTTCAACCTGAGGATCTCCCTCGAAGACCAGCAGGCCATGCTGGAATTGAGTGACGTCAAGGACCGGCTGAAGGCGTTGACGTTCCTGATCGCCCAGGAAGTCGAAGTGGCGGAGACGGGCAGCCGCATCCAGTCGCAGGTCGAGGACAAGATGGGCAAGGCCCAGCGCGAGTACTATCTCCGCGAGCAGATGAAGGCCATCCGGCGGGAACTCGGCGAAGACGGCGAAGACGGCGAAGGCCAGGGCGAGGACCTGTCCGGTCTGCGCGAGAAGATCGACGAAGCGGGCCTTCCGGATCTGGCCCGGGTGGAGGCCGAGCGCGAGCTCCAGCGCCTGGAACGCATCCCGTCCATCTCACCCGAGTATTCGACGCTGCGGACCTACCTCGAGTGGCTGTCGGAACTGCCCTGGTCGGTCTCGTCGGAGGATCAGCTGGACATCGAGCGCGCCCGGGAGATCCTGGACGAAGACCACTACGGCCTGGAGAAGATCAAGGACCGCATCCTCGAACACCTGGCCGTGCGCAGCCTGAAACCGGACCTGAAGGGTTCCATCCTGTGCTTCGTCGGACCACCGGGGGTAGGCAAGACCTCGCTGGGCAAATCCATCGCCCGCGCCCTGGGCCGCCAGTTCGTGCGCATTTCGCTGGGCGGCGTGCATGACGAGGCGGAGATCAGGGGACACCGCAGGACCTACATCGGCGCCCTGCCCGGCCGCATCATCCAGAGTATCCGCAAGGCGGGCACCAACAACCCGGTCTTCATGCTGGACGAGATCGACAAGCTCGGACGGGACTTCCGGGGAGATCCCTCCTCGGCGCTGCTCGAAGTGCTCGACCCGGAGCAGAACGACACCTTCACCGACCACTACATCGATCTGCCCTTCGACCTGTCCAATGTCATGTTCGTGACCACGGCCAACATGCTGGCCGGCATTCCGGAGCCGCTGCGCGACCGCATGGAGGTCATCGAACTCTCGGGATACACGGAAGAGGAGAAGATCGAGATCGCCCGGCGCTACCTCGTCCCACGGGAACTGGAAACGCACGGGCTGTCCACCGAGGACGTGGTCTTCGACGACCGGTCGGTCGGCCGGATCATCGCCGACTATACCAGGGAAGCGGGCCTGCGCAACCTGGAACGCAAGATCCGCACGGTGGCCCGCAAGTCGGCCCGTTCGGTCGCCGAAGGGCAGGCGCCCCCCTTCCCAGTCTCGGAAGACGATCTGCACCGGTACCTCGGACCGCCGGAGTACTTCTCGGAAACCGCGGAACGCACCGGCGAACCCGGTGTGGCCATCGGCCTGGCGTGGACCCCCGCCGGTGGCGAGATCATGTTCGTGGAAGCCAGCAAGATGTCCGGCGGCAAGGGACTGACGCTCACGGGCCAACTGGGCGACGTGATGAAGGAATCCGCCCGGGCCGCGCTCACGTACGTGCGGTCGCATGCCGCGGACTGGCAGATCGACCCGGCGTTCTTCGGCGCGCACGACATCCACATCCATCTGCCCGTGGGCGCCATTCCCAAGGACGGACCCTCCGCCGGCGTAGCGCTCGTGACAGTGCTCACCTCCCTGTTCACGGGCCGGCCCGTGAGGAACGACCTGGCCATGACCGGCGAGGTCACCCTCCGCGGCAAGGTCATGCCCGTGGGCGGCATCAAGGAGAAGGTCCTCGGGGCGATGCGGGCCGGCATCACCACCATCATCCTGCCCCGCCGGAACGAGAAAGACCTGGCCGACGTGCCCGCGGCCGTCAAGGAGAAGCTCGGATTCTGCCTGGTCGACCACATCGACCAGGTCCTGGAACTGGCGCTCATGGACGGACGGGTCGAAGACGAACCCGTCGACGCGCCGGAAAGCGACGAGGCGTGGGCGGAGAGCCTGGAAGGCGGCGTGGCGGTTGCGCCTCGCGACGCGAATCTGAACTGAGGTAAACGATTGAC includes:
- the lon gene encoding endopeptidase La, producing the protein MVEVKALQEIQTNLQEDSVIESIAVLPVRNLVVYPHMAAALVADRPGSVKALDEALQQDKVVLILAQRDPETDRPTPDDLYEYGTLVRIYKMMKLPEDSLHAVVHGVSRARVLEVLETEPVMRARVELQAERKNESMEGKALAHNLAEQFQRLIELVPTMSEELRIPLLNLEDQPSKMADFVAFNLRISLEDQQAMLELSDVKDRLKALTFLIAQEVEVAETGSRIQSQVEDKMGKAQREYYLREQMKAIRRELGEDGEDGEGQGEDLSGLREKIDEAGLPDLARVEAERELQRLERIPSISPEYSTLRTYLEWLSELPWSVSSEDQLDIERAREILDEDHYGLEKIKDRILEHLAVRSLKPDLKGSILCFVGPPGVGKTSLGKSIARALGRQFVRISLGGVHDEAEIRGHRRTYIGALPGRIIQSIRKAGTNNPVFMLDEIDKLGRDFRGDPSSALLEVLDPEQNDTFTDHYIDLPFDLSNVMFVTTANMLAGIPEPLRDRMEVIELSGYTEEEKIEIARRYLVPRELETHGLSTEDVVFDDRSVGRIIADYTREAGLRNLERKIRTVARKSARSVAEGQAPPFPVSEDDLHRYLGPPEYFSETAERTGEPGVAIGLAWTPAGGEIMFVEASKMSGGKGLTLTGQLGDVMKESARAALTYVRSHAADWQIDPAFFGAHDIHIHLPVGAIPKDGPSAGVALVTVLTSLFTGRPVRNDLAMTGEVTLRGKVMPVGGIKEKVLGAMRAGITTIILPRRNEKDLADVPAAVKEKLGFCLVDHIDQVLELALMDGRVEDEPVDAPESDEAWAESLEGGVAVAPRDANLN
- a CDS encoding GNAT family N-acetyltransferase, producing MAIIRPYDTERDRDAIIRIWREVHWITNDEQAKWAPQFMEKARTDVAEVNGEAECQASSTDGTFRYLDEDLTMSAIVGVTTSRIARKQRLAQRVTAHRIGQDAANGVEICTLTMFEQGFYDLMGFGTGPYGHRVRFDPADLTIDRPFRVPRRLKADDWEMIHAAMINRRLTHGGCRLYPAELLQVELNHAEKSFLLGYCDGPGGELTHFFWASDHEEHGPSYIYMMAYQDHDQFLELLALMRSLGDQIRLFQMVEPPDVQLQDLIKQPFRARMVSEKGSFNTLIRGDGYWQARICDLEACMAKTHLDGSTARFNLVLKDPIEKYLDADAPWRGLSGEYVVTLGPESTAESGTDPALPTLTASVGAFTRMWLGVRPATGLAVTDDLDGPPELLSALDRTLRLPVPGLCGWEY
- a CDS encoding VOC family protein, whose amino-acid sequence is MIRQITAALACAALIAAACGQSDPSEAPAPPEEESAPVNPMNEYGMTASNVFLYYADVEAATTFYTRTLGFAVAADYGFAKILRVGPSSFITLVDEEMGMHSASDPKTVAIALITDQLDEWWEYMKDQDVEMRFPYNPVEGRPHHGFVAIDPEGYLLEFERFNDHPENELLTPVLNETETIYPAEGASDVPPGLGFKATVVWFYYKDMPAIQAFYEDVMGFELIVDQGWTKIYRISPSGYMGLVDETRGMHNFTEKKAVTMSFWTDRIDDWYAYVSNHGSFEMRSEKVEETDRYRAFVAYDPEGYYLEWNVFKDAPDNETLHRMLRGEE